A stretch of Halococcus sediminicola DNA encodes these proteins:
- a CDS encoding DUF7282 domain-containing protein — MNRQGHTGMALLAFAPLAYLLASDGKLLLAGVCWLGIQAVEPLPDRDFKIPGLNHRGVSHSLLAVLVVGVVLGGIGWLLGRSGFDLLYSLLTALVGIWDWVLGYLPELSKAFLTGLIPNLLPGEIVSTLQQQAGGSVSRWSFALFGFTIGAYGMVAHLLGDVITTRGVRPFLPFSRWRLSLSPLRADSQAANSALFGAGMVAIALVVALTVPGLILGGGPATLSPVGTAGAQGTIPQPTETTDTNASTNATVSLANQTINGSTVTVESVTLPEAGFIALDSTGPGEESVLEDSTIAVSRRLDAGTHWNVSLDVNRSPPGGVVNQTTLNQSGTYGAALYRDSNNNSRFEFITSGRASDRPFVTQSGSTARLVSDSASITIRGSREDPNATPAASIRFPDQRIDGVDVTVQSVTVPQGGFVVVHNQSYLRGGDPTETSVGYSQYLSAGTHRNVSITLLESVRRDQQLVAIPARDTDGNQSYDYIRTDSFQDVGYTDGGKVVTDTARATITGSISTAEATSSVAVSDTPTATGTEQPEANTTDSGGRVGAWIGSHPLEMVVIVLAMLVVVPSVWRRL, encoded by the coding sequence ATGAACAGACAAGGCCATACTGGGATGGCTCTTCTCGCATTCGCACCGCTGGCGTACCTGCTCGCGAGCGACGGTAAACTCTTGCTCGCGGGAGTGTGCTGGCTCGGGATTCAAGCGGTCGAACCGCTACCCGACCGCGATTTCAAGATCCCCGGTCTGAATCATCGAGGGGTAAGCCATTCGCTACTGGCCGTGCTCGTCGTCGGGGTCGTACTCGGCGGGATCGGCTGGCTACTCGGTAGGAGCGGCTTCGATCTGCTGTATAGCCTGCTCACGGCACTTGTGGGCATCTGGGACTGGGTGCTCGGCTACCTGCCGGAGCTTTCGAAAGCGTTCCTCACGGGTCTCATTCCGAACCTGCTGCCGGGCGAAATCGTCTCGACGCTCCAACAGCAGGCCGGTGGAAGCGTGAGCCGGTGGTCGTTCGCGCTGTTCGGATTCACGATTGGCGCTTACGGCATGGTCGCGCACCTGCTCGGCGACGTGATTACTACTCGGGGGGTCCGGCCGTTCCTGCCGTTCTCGCGCTGGCGGCTCTCGCTCTCGCCGCTGCGGGCGGATAGTCAGGCGGCGAACTCCGCGCTGTTCGGTGCCGGGATGGTCGCTATCGCGCTCGTAGTCGCTCTGACCGTCCCCGGACTGATCCTGGGCGGTGGGCCGGCGACCCTCTCACCGGTCGGTACCGCAGGTGCTCAAGGGACGATTCCGCAACCGACCGAGACTACGGATACTAACGCAAGCACGAACGCGACGGTCTCGCTGGCGAATCAGACGATCAACGGCTCAACGGTCACGGTCGAGTCGGTGACGCTGCCGGAAGCCGGATTCATCGCCCTCGATAGCACCGGTCCGGGTGAAGAAAGTGTCCTCGAAGACAGTACGATCGCCGTCTCCAGACGTCTCGACGCGGGCACTCACTGGAACGTCTCGCTGGACGTGAACCGGAGTCCGCCGGGTGGGGTCGTCAACCAGACGACGCTCAATCAGAGCGGAACCTACGGAGCAGCGCTGTATCGCGACAGTAACAACAACAGCCGTTTCGAGTTCATCACCTCGGGGCGGGCGTCCGATCGCCCATTCGTCACACAGTCGGGTTCGACGGCTCGTCTCGTCTCGGATAGCGCCTCGATCACGATTCGCGGCTCGCGCGAAGATCCGAACGCGACACCGGCGGCGAGCATCCGCTTCCCCGACCAGCGTATCGACGGCGTTGACGTTACTGTGCAGTCGGTGACGGTCCCGCAAGGTGGGTTCGTCGTCGTTCACAACCAGAGCTACCTGCGCGGTGGCGATCCAACCGAAACCTCAGTCGGGTACTCACAGTACCTCTCAGCCGGAACACACCGGAACGTCTCTATCACGCTGTTAGAGTCTGTCCGGCGCGACCAACAGCTCGTCGCGATCCCCGCGCGGGACACGGACGGCAACCAGAGCTACGATTACATCCGCACCGACAGCTTCCAGGACGTTGGCTACACCGATGGTGGAAAGGTCGTCACCGACACGGCGAGGGCCACGATCACCGGATCGATATCGACCGCCGAGGCGACATCGAGCGTCGCTGTATCGGACACTCCCACCGCCACAGGAACAGAGCAACCCGAAGCGAACACAACTGATTCCGGCGGCAGAGTCGGCGCGTGGATCGGCTCGCATCCTCTGGAAATGGTCGTCATCGTTCTCGCGATGCTCGTCGTCGTGCCGTCGGTCTGGAGGCGTCTGTAA
- a CDS encoding primary-amine oxidase has protein sequence MAIEAKAIADHPLDPLTGEEITAAREIIENERELDPENRYVKIVLDEPNKTEIREYEAENSSVDRQAFIIIRDRNEKATYEAVVSIDQEEVVSWEEISGAQPSVTLAEFDECEETVKDNPEWQEAASKRGVENFDLAMVDPWSVGHHLVPDDVDRNRRLAHAMSWIRTSEEDNGYARPLDGLHAWVDLDEMEVVKVLDRGTKIDDVVGELEDRKYREEDRDLRTDLKPYNVDQPEGPSWEIEGRKIEWQKWHIRVGWTQREGLVLHNIGYEDDGEVRKVIHRASAAEMNVPYGDPDPNHNWKNAGDIGEYNIGRLANPLTEGCDCLGYMHYFDAVMNDTNGEVNVLPNAICVHEEDHGTLWKHTNWRTENTEVRRKRRLVISFVATVGNYDYEFNWYFYQDGSVEPEVRLTGINSNGLVGPDEDRSPGYYEMMAPNVKGMVHQHFFNFRLDMDIDGEENVLYRRQNQPIPKGPGEQQEIEWDGQGNTTGPNPSGAAFYADKTQLKTEQEAQDLIDSLKGRYWQIENPNKTNSLDQPVGYKLAPGENVQAAAQEESSVMKRAGYIKYHLWGTPYRDDERYPAGNYPNQSPGEEGLPKWTEQDRSLDGEDIVLWYSLGVNHVDRPEDWPVLPSHHASFKLEPVNFFDENPSIDVPPEHAIKDIHERREQKYSNPDDVAADDD, from the coding sequence ATGGCAATAGAAGCCAAGGCCATAGCAGATCATCCGCTCGATCCCCTAACGGGCGAAGAGATCACTGCTGCTCGGGAAATCATCGAGAACGAACGAGAACTCGATCCGGAAAACAGATACGTCAAAATCGTCCTCGATGAACCAAACAAAACCGAGATTCGGGAATATGAGGCTGAAAACTCGTCAGTAGACCGGCAAGCATTTATTATCATCCGAGACCGCAACGAGAAGGCGACCTACGAAGCAGTCGTCTCGATCGATCAAGAGGAGGTCGTCTCTTGGGAGGAAATATCCGGAGCCCAGCCCTCAGTGACACTTGCAGAGTTCGATGAGTGTGAAGAAACTGTTAAAGACAATCCGGAATGGCAGGAAGCTGCTTCCAAGCGCGGCGTCGAAAACTTCGATCTCGCCATGGTCGATCCGTGGTCGGTCGGTCACCACCTTGTTCCCGATGACGTTGATCGGAATCGGCGGTTGGCTCACGCCATGTCTTGGATTCGAACGAGCGAAGAAGACAACGGCTACGCGCGGCCGTTGGACGGACTCCACGCATGGGTCGATCTCGACGAGATGGAAGTAGTCAAAGTGCTCGATCGCGGCACGAAGATAGACGATGTGGTCGGCGAACTTGAGGATAGGAAATACCGAGAGGAGGATCGTGATCTCCGTACCGACCTGAAACCCTACAATGTCGATCAGCCGGAAGGACCTAGTTGGGAGATTGAAGGGCGGAAAATTGAGTGGCAGAAGTGGCATATTCGCGTCGGTTGGACTCAGCGTGAGGGGCTTGTGCTCCACAACATCGGCTACGAGGACGATGGCGAAGTCAGGAAAGTCATTCATCGAGCTTCGGCTGCAGAAATGAACGTTCCCTACGGAGACCCGGATCCGAATCACAACTGGAAGAACGCTGGAGACATTGGTGAGTACAACATTGGTCGATTGGCGAACCCGCTGACGGAGGGATGCGACTGTCTCGGCTATATGCACTACTTCGATGCTGTAATGAACGACACCAATGGTGAGGTGAACGTTCTTCCGAATGCGATCTGTGTCCACGAGGAAGATCACGGCACCCTCTGGAAACACACCAACTGGCGGACCGAGAATACGGAGGTTCGGCGCAAGCGTAGGCTTGTAATCTCGTTTGTAGCCACCGTCGGCAACTATGATTATGAATTCAATTGGTACTTCTACCAGGATGGCTCAGTCGAGCCGGAAGTGCGTCTAACTGGTATCAACAGTAACGGTTTGGTCGGGCCTGATGAAGACAGGTCTCCTGGTTACTACGAGATGATGGCACCGAACGTGAAGGGAATGGTCCATCAACACTTCTTCAATTTCCGTCTCGATATGGACATCGACGGCGAGGAGAACGTGCTCTACCGGCGGCAAAACCAGCCGATCCCGAAGGGTCCCGGTGAGCAACAAGAGATAGAATGGGACGGTCAGGGGAACACCACAGGACCGAATCCATCGGGAGCGGCCTTCTACGCCGACAAAACCCAGCTCAAGACTGAACAGGAGGCGCAGGACTTGATCGATTCACTAAAGGGCCGATACTGGCAGATCGAGAATCCTAACAAAACAAACTCTCTAGACCAGCCCGTTGGGTACAAACTCGCACCGGGAGAAAACGTCCAAGCGGCTGCCCAAGAGGAATCGAGCGTCATGAAGCGCGCTGGATACATCAAATACCATCTATGGGGAACACCCTATCGAGATGACGAACGATACCCAGCCGGGAACTATCCGAACCAGAGCCCTGGCGAGGAAGGACTCCCGAAATGGACTGAGCAGGATCGGTCACTCGACGGCGAAGACATCGTTCTCTGGTATTCACTTGGCGTGAACCACGTCGACCGGCCGGAAGACTGGCCAGTGCTCCCCTCCCACCACGCAAGCTTCAAGTTAGAGCCAGTGAACTTCTTCGACGAGAATCCTTCGATTGACGTCCCACCCGAACACGCAATCAAGGATATCCACGAACGCCGCGAGCAGAAATACAGTAATCCAGACGACGTCGCTGCAGACGACGACTAA
- a CDS encoding sulfite exporter TauE/SafE family protein: MISIQTSVVTLTSGYGLTVFFFIGLFGGAHCIGMCGPLVTTYAERMETDDRWSGALTLTEVRQHALFNLGRTVSYALIGAVFGFAGALLYGTVKLAGVLGSIQGIIGVLIGTAIIFMGITRLTGYRQGAIEGVVANTGLGSVFAWSYTAISTHIDRWVNGIGIVGLGALHGLLPCMLLYPAFLYAFAQGSPVYGLFSLSALGLGTIPSVFLYGTIIQSVSARQRQVVHYGLGVLFIGLGYVLLAMGFMRFGIVLPLPDIPYYQPLAGLGERA; the protein is encoded by the coding sequence ATGATATCAATTCAGACATCGGTAGTGACCCTCACTAGCGGATACGGCCTTACGGTGTTTTTCTTTATTGGACTGTTCGGTGGCGCACACTGCATCGGTATGTGTGGTCCACTTGTCACTACCTACGCCGAGCGCATGGAAACAGATGATCGGTGGTCGGGTGCGCTCACGCTCACAGAAGTCCGCCAGCATGCACTGTTTAATCTCGGTCGAACTGTAAGCTATGCACTCATTGGAGCAGTTTTTGGCTTCGCGGGCGCACTTCTGTATGGGACGGTCAAACTTGCTGGCGTACTCGGCTCGATACAGGGTATAATTGGTGTTCTTATTGGAACGGCTATCATTTTCATGGGGATAACAAGATTGACCGGCTATCGGCAGGGAGCCATTGAAGGTGTCGTCGCTAACACTGGTCTCGGGTCGGTATTCGCATGGAGTTACACGGCTATCTCGACACACATCGACCGCTGGGTCAACGGTATCGGTATTGTCGGACTCGGTGCACTCCACGGACTATTACCGTGTATGTTGCTCTATCCGGCGTTTTTGTATGCCTTCGCACAAGGATCTCCCGTTTATGGATTATTCTCGCTCAGTGCACTCGGTCTCGGGACAATTCCGAGCGTCTTCCTGTATGGAACGATAATCCAATCAGTGAGCGCGCGTCAGCGACAGGTTGTCCACTACGGTCTTGGCGTGCTATTTATAGGACTCGGTTATGTATTGTTGGCGATGGGATTCATGCGCTTCGGTATCGTTCTGCCACTGCCCGATATTCCCTACTACCAGCCGCTTGCTGGATTGGGTGAGAGAGCTTGA